The genomic DNA CGCGATCAGGGCAAATACCGTCAGTAACTGTAAATACCGTTTGTTTGAATTTTTCGAATCTGCTTTTTTCATTTCTAATTCCTGCCTATATTTTTTTGCTTACCTCGTCTGCCTGAGGTGTCGTCAGAAACACAGTGCAGGCGATCAAGTGAAAAAGACAGAATCTACAAATAAAAAAAGCCGCGTTATTCACGCGGCCTTTGTCTGGCCCAAGCTATCGCGAAATTGACGACTATCTCACGAGGAATTGCTCGAAGCCGGAACTGTTCGAAAAACTCGTTGCCAGTGGGCAGGTCAGAGTATTATTTACCGCACAAAGTGCATCGACGCGGCGTAGCCGCACCTCGCCCCACGGCAGATCGGTGTCGTTGCCCCAACGCTTATCGACCGCAGTTTCCTTGATCCGGCCCAGCAGATCGTGCGGGGTCGGAAATGTCACGGTGTCCGGATGTTTCGCTTTCAGCAGAGCTGCGATCCCGGCAACGATAGGTGCCGCCATCGATGTGCCGGACCACATCCCATAACGCCCGCCGGGCAATGCGCTGACGATGTCCTCGCCCGGTGCCGAAACGTCGATCCAACTGCGGTCATAGGACGAAAATATCGCGAGGCCGTCGGGCGTTCCTACCGGGCCGCGTGGGTCGTAGCGGCTGCTGGCCGCGACCGAGAGCATGCCGTCACGCTGCTCGGCGGCCGGGAAAACTTCTGCACGATTTCCGCCGTTTCCCGCAGCGACCGAAACAGCAAGGCGGCGTGTGCCTATCTCAGGGAATGTCGTCCCGTCGCCGGCAGTTCCCAGATCAACGCAATCGAGCAGATCGTGCAGAATGCGGACATTCTCGGGATAACCGATGCTCAGATTAGCGATGTCGGCACCATGATCTGCCGCCCAGATAAGGCCGGCGGTAATTCGCCAGAGCTCGCCGGAGCCATCGGGCCCGAGGATACGTATCGGCATGATCTTGGCGTCCGGCACCATCAGCGTTACAATGCCCGCCACATGCGTGCCGTGGCCGTAAACAGGATTTAGATGGAGCGTACCGACCTCGCTGGGGTCGTTGTCGCCATCGACAAGATCCTTGCGGTCCGCAACCGGAACGAGCCGCCCCGCGAACGCCGGATGCGTCAGGTCAATACCCGTATCGAGCACCGCGACCACGACCGGAGGGCCGTCATATTGATTTGTTATCGGATTAAACTTAAGTCCGCGTGTGCCTGCCGCCGTAAACGCCGCATCGAGCCTGATGCGATCAGGGAACCACTGGCTCGCAAACCCTTTCGCACTGCCGCCGACCGCCCACGAACGGCCGACCGCCCACGAGCGTCCCTGCGTCCATGTCAGTCCCTGCACCTCAGCGTTCGAGAATTTGCGGTTGACCTCTGCCTTGCGTATCCGCAGGTCGCCCGCCATTGCGGCCACGACCTGCGGCGGCGTCTGGGCGTTCGTGATCTGCAGAAGGTAATACGCAGGTGAACCGAACGAACCGAGTGGCGTCGGATTGAGGTTGTATTGAGCTGCTACAGCCGCAAGGTCGGCGGCCGAATTGAGCTGGACGATGACCTGCGTCGGATTATAATCAGGCCCCGGGCCGCCGGCATGAGCAAAAATAGCGAGAAAACACAGTGCCATTGCGGCAAACGCGTTTCTCAAAACTGCTTTAAATTTGGTACTGCCCATCTATTGACCTCGATACGGAAAGACTTCGTCCATATCAACAGTGCGCGCTAGTTTATCAAAAAGACACCGGCCGCGAAAAAATTATCGCCCGATCAAAACGAACGGCGACCAGAGATACGGATGCTCGCCTCGTGCGATCGAATTTAGCTGCGCCTTTCTAAGTGATGCGGCGGCGGTGTGTCCGCGTTGCATTTCGCGGTAAAGGTCCTGCATCAACAGGCTCGCGGCCGCGTCATTCACCGTCCAGAGACTGACAATGAGCGAAGCGGCCCCGGCCGTTAAAAATCCGCGGGCGAGCCCCAGTATTTCGTCGCCTGCGAACACCTTGTTAAGTCCCGTTTCGCACGCGCTCAGAACGACCAGTTCGGCATTGATCCGCTGCTCACAAATATCCCGCACCGTCACCCAGCCGTCAGCGAGATGCAGGCTCGAGAACATGGGATTCTCAGCCCGAAACTGCCCGTGACACGCGAGGTGAATAAGATCACGGCCCGCCGCCTTTCTCGTAAAAGCCGAAAACGTCGCCTTTTCGCCGACCAATGCCTTCGCTTTCGGCACGATCCGCCGAACCGCATCGATCTCGCCCTCGACCAGCGGGATTCGTTCGTCCGCAAAACCCACGAGCAGTGAATCCTCGATCTTTCGCGTCTGGCGTTCCTGTAATTTGCTCCAAACTCCCGCGCTCGGTGCATAGCCCACCTCGAATCTCTCGGCTAAATATCCGTCGTCATACAAGGCATGAAACGGAATATAATGCAGCAAGCCTGCCGGCACGACCACGAGCGAACCGCCGCTCAGCATCTTTTCCAGCGGCCGCAGCAGCTGATCGTACAACGAGGCGAGGCATGCGTCCGCTCGAGCTTTCATCTGCCCCAAAAACCGCTCCATGCCCGCCGTACCATATCGCAGGGCGCCAAACTGAAAATGCAGATCTTCGAGCGCGGATGCGACCTCTGATGTCGTCGCGATATCTTGAACAAACCTGATCTTCGTATCAGTTACGACAAACGCCGAGAACGAATCGTCGATCTCAACAAATTCGATCAATGAACGGCCGCCGCCAAGCCGTTCCTGCAATGATCTTAAGCTAAACCTATCAGCAGCTTTTCCACCGCCGCGTCGCCGCGACGAAACGCTCGCGATCTCACGCGTCAGCTTTGCGACGCGGGCCTCACGTGCACGCACGGCGTCATTAAGTTCCGCGAGCTCGTCCGCCTCCGCACGGTCAAGGCGTTTGTAATAAGAATTGAGTTCCTCGCGGATCTGAGCGAGGTCTGTGCTAAATTCATCCGAATCATCGTTAGAACTCGTCTCGGTATCCAAAGCATCGACAAGGGCCCGCGAACGCCCACTTTCGATGGTCCGAAACGCATCCGCGATGCAGTTCTCGCCCAGATAAACACGCGCCAAGCGGTCGTACGGCTCGAGCCGTGCGGCCATGAACGACATGCTGAATTCCTCCGACGCGAGCGGAGCTCGGAGCCGTTCGACTATCGCGATCGAACGTTTGAAATATGTGATCGCATTCTTAGCGTCACCACTCGATACGGCAGTTTTTCCCAGAAACCCGAGCGCGATCTGTTCGGCGTCCGGCTGCCGCAGACATTTGGCGTCAGCAACGACCGATTCAAATATTCGCTTGGCTTGTGATAGCTTGCCGGATGCCAGATACGCCTCGCCTTCGAGCAGGCCGACGGTCAATGGAAGGCGTGCATTCTGCGTGCGTTTGAGTAATTTTCTCGTCGATCTTGCCGTCGCGAGTGCCGCCGCGTGGTCGCCCACGTCGAGAGCTATTCGTGCCTGAGCGATCATCGCCGCGGCCTGGCCTGGTTCATTTTTCTCGGCGGTGAACAGAGAAAGAGCACGTTTTAGCTGCTTCTTCGCGATCAATGCACCGTCGCCGGCGATCGCGGCACGAGCGTAATTGAGCCGCGAGCGTGCCTCTTCGGCCCGCAGTTTGAGCCGTTTGAATTCGTCGCAGACGCGTTCGTAGATCTCGACGGCCTCGGCATTCAGATTAAGCTCAGAATAAATGCCGGCGATCTCGAGGTCGGCGATCGCTGTTTGATGCGGCATTGCAAGCGCGTCAAATTTTCGCCGCGAAAGCTCAAGATATCGCAGAGCATCAGCGTATCGGCCGCGAAAAAGTGCGAGATTGCCCATGCTCGCCTCGATCTCGGCCTCGGTGACGTGCATCTTGGCCGCGACCGCCGTCTCAAACGCCAACGCGTAAAACTGCTCTGCTTTCTGAAATTCATTAAGCTCGCCGTACGTATTTGCCAGCCCGTTCTCGGCCATCGCCTGCCATTTTGGTTCTCGTGCTTTCTTAAAACGCTTACGAGCGGACGAGCAGAACGTGAGCGCCTCGCGATGCTGCGAGCGCCGCGAAACGATGTTGCTCAGGTTCATCTCGATCTTGCCGGCCGCCAGTTCGTCGCCGTGTTTTGTGAGAATAGGAATGGCCGAAAGCCCGGTGGCGATGGCATCATCATAACGGCCGAGCATGGCAAGTGCCAGCAACCGAGCGACTTTCGTCTGTGCCGCATCTAATTCGTTTCCCGCGACAGCAAACGCATCGGCCGCTCGTTCGAGCTTAGCGACGGCCGATTCAAAACGCCCGCGAATGATCTCGCCGATGCCGCCTGTCCAATCGGCATTCGCCAAAACAACTGCGTCACGATCTGCGTGTGCCAAGCTCCGCGCCGCCGCGACACATTGCCGGACGCGTTCCGGATCGCTCGACCATGCAGCGATGCATTCGTTACGGATGGCCGCAGCGAGGCCCACGCCCGAGAGCTTAGCGTTCTCAGCGAGCAGCGTTTTCCGCCCGTCGGCGTCGGCATCGATCAATTTTTTCGCTAATTCGGTTCGCTGCATCTTTCGCTCGATTATATAACGAAAAAGGCGGCCGGCCTTTTATTGCCGGTCGCCATCTGCGTTTCGTAAAAATTCTTCTCCGCGAACTCCGCGTCTTCCTCAGCGTTCTCTGCGTGGAAAAAATGAGAAGGATATTCCACGCAGCGTTCGCGGAGATTCCGCAGAGATCGGCGAGTTTATTTTAAAATCAATCCTTCGATCACTATCTCGCTCGAATCGCCGCGAACCGTCAAAACGAATTCGCCCGCCGCGACCGCCTCAAACCTAAATCCGCCCATATCGTCGATCGCCGAAACCGCGCCGCCTATCAACACGGTGCCGCCGTCAAAACCGCCGCCGAGCACCTGCCCACGAATCTCAAAACCGCCGTCCGTTGCTGTGACACGCAGGTCGATCGCGTTCTCGCCCGAGTCGAACAGCATCTGCCTCGCCGCACCGCCGGCCGCCGAACGCTCGCCGAATGCCGCACGGTTTGGTGCGAGATCGGCCTTCAAAACGGCGACGAATCGCTGCAATAAGGCAGGTTCTGCGGCTCGCGTCCTAAACAGGTTCCGGGCGTATTTCAATACGTCCGCCGGAGCATCGACCGACCGGTCGCTCTGCATCCGCGAGATGATGTGTTCGAGTTTTTGTTCGTGTGCGTTGTTCATCGCCAATTTTTAAGCGTTATCGCTTTCCTCACCCAAACAGTGCGGCCCGTTAAACAAAAAAGACACTTGCCATTATTTAGTCAGAACTTTTTCGAGTTTCTTCAGACATCGCGACCGCAAAGGGCTGATGCTCGTTTCGCCAACGTTGATCGCCGCCGCGACCTCGACGTACGTCGCCGCCGGATCTCGCA from Acidobacteriota bacterium includes the following:
- a CDS encoding S8 family serine peptidase, producing the protein MRNAFAAMALCFLAIFAHAGGPGPDYNPTQVIVQLNSAADLAAVAAQYNLNPTPLGSFGSPAYYLLQITNAQTPPQVVAAMAGDLRIRKAEVNRKFSNAEVQGLTWTQGRSWAVGRSWAVGGSAKGFASQWFPDRIRLDAAFTAAGTRGLKFNPITNQYDGPPVVVAVLDTGIDLTHPAFAGRLVPVADRKDLVDGDNDPSEVGTLHLNPVYGHGTHVAGIVTLMVPDAKIMPIRILGPDGSGELWRITAGLIWAADHGADIANLSIGYPENVRILHDLLDCVDLGTAGDGTTFPEIGTRRLAVSVAAGNGGNRAEVFPAAEQRDGMLSVAASSRYDPRGPVGTPDGLAIFSSYDRSWIDVSAPGEDIVSALPGGRYGMWSGTSMAAPIVAGIAALLKAKHPDTVTFPTPHDLLGRIKETAVDKRWGNDTDLPWGEVRLRRVDALCAVNNTLTCPLATSFSNSSGFEQFLVR
- a CDS encoding CHAT domain-containing protein, translating into MQRTELAKKLIDADADGRKTLLAENAKLSGVGLAAAIRNECIAAWSSDPERVRQCVAAARSLAHADRDAVVLANADWTGGIGEIIRGRFESAVAKLERAADAFAVAGNELDAAQTKVARLLALAMLGRYDDAIATGLSAIPILTKHGDELAAGKIEMNLSNIVSRRSQHREALTFCSSARKRFKKAREPKWQAMAENGLANTYGELNEFQKAEQFYALAFETAVAAKMHVTEAEIEASMGNLALFRGRYADALRYLELSRRKFDALAMPHQTAIADLEIAGIYSELNLNAEAVEIYERVCDEFKRLKLRAEEARSRLNYARAAIAGDGALIAKKQLKRALSLFTAEKNEPGQAAAMIAQARIALDVGDHAAALATARSTRKLLKRTQNARLPLTVGLLEGEAYLASGKLSQAKRIFESVVADAKCLRQPDAEQIALGFLGKTAVSSGDAKNAITYFKRSIAIVERLRAPLASEEFSMSFMAARLEPYDRLARVYLGENCIADAFRTIESGRSRALVDALDTETSSNDDSDEFSTDLAQIREELNSYYKRLDRAEADELAELNDAVRAREARVAKLTREIASVSSRRRGGGKAADRFSLRSLQERLGGGRSLIEFVEIDDSFSAFVVTDTKIRFVQDIATTSEVASALEDLHFQFGALRYGTAGMERFLGQMKARADACLASLYDQLLRPLEKMLSGGSLVVVPAGLLHYIPFHALYDDGYLAERFEVGYAPSAGVWSKLQERQTRKIEDSLLVGFADERIPLVEGEIDAVRRIVPKAKALVGEKATFSAFTRKAAGRDLIHLACHGQFRAENPMFSSLHLADGWVTVRDICEQRINAELVVLSACETGLNKVFAGDEILGLARGFLTAGAASLIVSLWTVNDAAASLLMQDLYREMQRGHTAAASLRKAQLNSIARGEHPYLWSPFVLIGR